In the Alphaproteobacteria bacterium genome, TTCAGGCCCGGGCAGAGGTCGGCGAAAATCTTGCGCTTGACCTCTTCCTTCTCGGAAGCCGACTCGATGACGAGATCGCAATCGCCCAGCTTGTCGAGCGAATCGGCGGGCGAGATACGGGTGAGCGCTGCTTTGCGGTCCTCTTCGGAAATAAGCTTGCGCGAGACCTGCCGCGTCAGGTTGCCATTGATGGTCGCAAGCCCGGCATTGATCCGGTCGGACGAGATGTCGTTGAGCAGAACATCCATTCCGGCGAGCGCCGCGACGTGCGCAATGCCGTTACCCATCTGACCGGCGCCGATGACACCGATCTTTTTGATTGAAGCCATGTTCTCTGCCTGACCGCGGGCTGCTGCCTGCGGCCGCTCCCTCACCTGCGTCATCGTTGCCATGTCGTCCTTTTACGACGATCCGGCCCCCGATACTACCTGCCTAAAACCCCGATCAGCGGCCGGTTTTTCCCAACTCTGCGGCAAGCTCCGGCAGCGCCTGGTAGAGGTCGGCGACCAGACCGTAGTCGGCGACCTGAAAGATCGGCGCCTCCTCGTCCTTGTTGATCGCCACGATCACCTTGGAGTCCTTCATGCCGGCGAGATGCTGGATCGCCCCCGAGATGCCGACCGCAATGTAGAGTTCAGGCGCCACAACCTTGCCGGTCTGGCCGACCTGCCAGTCGTTCGGCGCGTAACCGGCATCGACCGCGGCGCGCGAGGCGCCGACCGCGGCGCCGAGCTTGTCGGCCACCGGCTCGATGTATTTGGTGAAGTTGTCCCTGCTCTGCATCGCGCGCCCGCCCGAGATGATGATCTTGGCGGAGGTGAGCTCGGGGCGCTCCGACTTGGAGAGTTCCTCGCCGACGAATGACGAGATGCCCGGATCGGCCGCCGCGGTCGCATTCTCGACCGATGCCGAACCGCCCTCGCCGGTTGCCTGGAAGGTCGAGGTGCGCACCGTGATGACTTTCTTCGCATCCTTCGACTTCACGGTCTGGATCGCGTTGCCGGCATAGATCGGCCGCTCGAACGTGTCGGGCGCGATCACCTTGGTGATGTCGGAAATCTGCATTACGTCGAGCAACGCGGCGACACGCGGCATCACGTTCTTGGCTGTGGTGGTCGCTGGCGCAATGATCGCGTCGTAATTGCCGGCGAGCGACACGATCAGCGCGGCGAGCGGCTCGGCCAGCGCGTGCTCATAGG is a window encoding:
- a CDS encoding FAD-binding protein — translated: MATLLLAEHDNKSLKDATNKALTAAKQMGGDVHVLVAGSGAKAVADAAAKLEGVAKVLLADSAPYEHALAEPLAALIVSLAGNYDAIIAPATTTAKNVMPRVAALLDVMQISDITKVIAPDTFERPIYAGNAIQTVKSKDAKKVITVRTSTFQATGEGGSASVENATAAADPGISSFVGEELSKSERPELTSAKIIISGGRAMQSRDNFTKYIEPVADKLGAAVGASRAAVDAGYAPNDWQVGQTGKVVAPELYIAVGISGAIQHLAGMKDSKVIVAINKDEEAPIFQVADYGLVADLYQALPELAAELGKTGR